In the Anaerolineae bacterium genome, CAGTCCGCCACCCGCTGGCGTGCCCGTTCGTCCAGGCCGGCGAAATAGGGGTGCCGGGCCAAGAACTGGAGTATCTCTTCTCTGCCCGTACCGGTCATTGCCCCGGGGCGTCCCCTTTCTTCTCCGCTGAGGCTTCGGCGTTCAGCGCCTCCAACAGGGCGAGGATCTGTTCGTTCGGCGGGATGTCCTTCATGGAATCGCCGAAATGCTGAAAGCGGATCCTGCCCTGTTTGTCCACCAACAGGGTCGCCGGCATCCGGCCAAGGCCGGTCAGCTTGATCTGCTGGCGGTACAGCTTCGCCACGCGATGGGTCGGGTCGGCCAGGCCGGGGAACGGGATGTGCTCCGCCTCCCAGTAGCGCCGAAAGGCATC is a window encoding:
- a CDS encoding redoxin domain-containing protein, which gives rise to DAFRRYWEAEHIPFPGLADPTHRVAKLYRQQIKLTGLGRMPATLLVDKQGRIRFQHFGDSMKDIPPNEQILALLEALNAEASAEKKGDAPGQ